The proteins below come from a single Gimesia alba genomic window:
- a CDS encoding SMP-30/gluconolactonase/LRE family protein, which produces MQDIQFNFERVWSIEPPGKHLLEGPVLSPDGTRVYFTDCFQGTIYEFDPNQPTVAPTEIYSYAPYCCNGLQFLPNGKLAACLWKGTIWPKGMLHELDLQHKPKPKTELRISHSTTGKQFRHPNDLAVDEAGGVYFTDLRGGHVYYYACGDTQAKSCLELDKPNGIELQMVSGKAQSLYVADSGTSTVLHYEIKSPGVIGKQIANQHFKIKHAVDGLALSSDGLLFVAEKGAVYALDAQLDPIGRAPLMKDDPPIPSNICFIDEKRFVVTSYRSFLCPNKAELFIGTIED; this is translated from the coding sequence ATGCAAGACATCCAATTTAATTTTGAACGTGTCTGGAGTATCGAGCCCCCGGGCAAACATCTGCTGGAAGGCCCCGTCCTTTCACCCGACGGCACGCGGGTTTACTTCACCGACTGCTTCCAGGGGACAATCTACGAGTTCGATCCCAATCAGCCGACGGTTGCGCCGACGGAAATTTATTCTTACGCACCCTACTGTTGTAACGGGTTACAGTTTCTCCCGAATGGCAAGCTGGCCGCCTGCCTCTGGAAGGGAACGATCTGGCCGAAAGGGATGCTGCATGAACTGGACCTGCAACATAAACCGAAGCCCAAAACAGAACTGCGGATCTCACATTCCACGACCGGCAAACAGTTCCGGCACCCCAACGATCTGGCGGTAGATGAAGCGGGGGGCGTCTATTTCACCGACCTCCGCGGCGGTCATGTCTATTACTATGCCTGTGGGGACACACAGGCGAAATCCTGCCTGGAGCTGGATAAGCCGAACGGCATTGAGCTGCAGATGGTGTCAGGAAAAGCACAATCTCTGTATGTCGCCGACTCAGGAACCTCGACAGTGCTGCATTATGAGATCAAGAGCCCGGGTGTGATTGGCAAGCAGATCGCCAATCAGCATTTCAAGATCAAACATGCCGTTGATGGTCTGGCACTGAGCTCTGATGGTCTACTGTTTGTCGCTGAAAAGGGAGCCGTCTACGCGCTGGACGCCCAACTGGATCCGATCGGCCGTGCGCCGCTCATGAAGGATGATCCGCCGATTCCCTCCAATATTTGCTTCATTGACGAAAAACGATTTGTCGTGACCAGCTAC